The following are encoded together in the Bacteroidales bacterium genome:
- a CDS encoding MBL fold metallo-hydrolase: MKLSVLTENTAGAYFFAEHGLSYFIEYDNKKILFDAGASDVFLKNAEKLKIDINSADCIVLSHGHWDHGNGLKYLKDKPLICHPDAFQKRYRENENKNIGLELSCDELNEKFDIRISKEPVYISSNIIFLGEIPRINDFESQSTSFVNEKGNKDFVPDDSALAIIIGDELVIVSGCAHSGICNTTEYAKKVTGLKTVKTVIGGFHLIRNDRQTKETIKYFKRNKVKQLLPSHCTQLPALAAFYEEFKINHVKTGMVYKF, from the coding sequence ATGAAACTTTCCGTACTTACAGAGAATACAGCAGGAGCATATTTTTTTGCCGAACACGGTTTATCCTATTTTATTGAATACGATAATAAAAAGATATTATTTGATGCAGGAGCAAGTGATGTCTTTTTGAAAAATGCAGAAAAACTAAAAATTGATATAAACAGTGCAGATTGCATTGTTTTAAGTCACGGACATTGGGACCACGGTAACGGTTTAAAATATTTGAAAGATAAACCCTTAATTTGCCATCCTGATGCTTTTCAAAAAAGATACCGAGAGAACGAAAATAAAAATATCGGATTGGAATTGAGCTGTGATGAATTAAATGAAAAGTTTGATATTCGTATAAGTAAAGAACCGGTTTACATTTCATCAAATATTATTTTCCTCGGAGAAATACCGAGAATAAATGATTTTGAATCACAATCAACATCTTTTGTTAATGAAAAAGGAAATAAAGATTTTGTGCCGGATGATTCTGCTCTTGCAATTATTATCGGAGATGAATTAGTCATTGTTTCCGGCTGTGCACATTCCGGAATATGCAATACCACTGAATATGCAAAGAAAGTAACAGGTTTAAAAACTGTAAAGACTGTTATCGGAGGATTTCATTTAATAAGAAATGACAGGCAAACTAAAGAAACAATAAAATATTTTAAAAGAAATAAAGTTAAACAATTACTTCCCTCACATTGCACACAACTTCCGGCACTTGCTGCATTCTATGAGGAATTCAAAATTAATCATGTAAAAACAGGAATGGTTTATAAATTTTAA
- the tsaA gene encoding tRNA (N6-threonylcarbamoyladenosine(37)-N6)-methyltransferase TrmO, which translates to MINYQPIAYFETEYSLKSKAPRQGMLADDAKGVIKINEEYVQCLEYLSSFEYIWVICHFHESKAWNYKVNPPGSNHEFGLFATRSPRRPNPIGLSLIKLDSISGNKLYVSNIDAFDGTPVLDIKPYLPSIDNAVSIKNTEVEVYLGLRD; encoded by the coding sequence ATGATTAATTATCAACCGATAGCTTATTTCGAAACTGAATATTCATTGAAATCCAAAGCTCCGAGGCAAGGAATGTTAGCTGATGATGCAAAAGGTGTAATCAAAATTAATGAGGAATATGTACAATGTTTGGAGTATTTGTCTTCTTTTGAATATATATGGGTAATCTGTCATTTTCATGAATCAAAAGCTTGGAATTATAAAGTAAATCCTCCCGGCAGTAATCATGAATTTGGTTTGTTTGCAACCCGAAGTCCGAGAAGGCCGAATCCGATTGGATTATCATTAATAAAACTGGATTCGATTTCAGGTAATAAGCTGTATGTAAGCAATATAGATGCTTTTGACGGAACGCCTGTTTTAGATATTAAACCGTATTTGCCCTCAATTGATAATGCTGTGAGCATTAAAAATACAGAGGTTGAAGTTTATTTGGGGCTTCGTGATTAG